From the Ascochyta rabiei chromosome 14, complete sequence genome, one window contains:
- a CDS encoding NADPH--hemoprotein reductase, whose translation MESLSFPVDLSDLQTKLNPLLQSLLASPAVQSAKPSSTADGVAILLFLLSALGYLTHGRVWDKPDPHHGIWFEKPQLADGASSGRAAVTRDIAQKLVEGDYQCVIFWGSQSGTSERFAETLGRECLSYFGIHALVADISDYDAESISKIESTHFAIFILSTYGEGDPSDNTAGLWDWIKQVKDKKTRVENLRYLAFGLGNSNYKYYNRVLDVVADALDNAGATTLMPRQKADDANGGTEEDFQAWKDDLFALFRQLGFEQKTVEYQPTIEIKFSGETNSDKDSSPATSLIHQQTSTQSGIVPLTIKSAHELFAGGDRNCIHMELDLGNHDIVYKTGDHIGIWPCNPEEEIERLLGALGAQARRNERFSVTSDNESVRPKIPSPTTLETAFRHHLEICAPVARKTVQEIAQFAPTPEAKALLLELGQKRECYEQLISGSHITLARLLQLASPSVPWTSLPFEFVMESLLSLQPRYYSISSSSVIAPRRIAVTALVVNKSIGDESTCTIHGLTSNYLLSASNVASNASVPTPSYQRMSEGQGLQGSKILAHVRKSKFKLPITSSTPLVLISAGTGFAPFRAFLQERAKLHAIGKPAGKILLFFGCRNKDDFIYREEIDKIQGELGDKLKIITAFSRDGPKTYVQDRVGEHASEVLELLDAGANMYICGKASMAREVDMKLEDAVSKAKGVGESEVKAWADSLKKRGKWKADVWG comes from the coding sequence ATGGAGTCTCTCAGCTTCCCAGTCGACCTCTCGGATCTACAGACGAAGCTGAATCCGCTTCTTCAGTCACTGCTTGCTTCGCCAGCAGTACAAAGTGCCAAGCCATCCAGCACCGCAGATGGTGTTGCTATTCTTCTATTTCTTCTCTCGGCCCTCGGCTACCTCACACATGGCCGTGTCTGGGACAAGCCTGATCCTCATCACGGTATCTGGTTCGAAAAGCCACAACTAGCGGACGGTGCATCAAGCGGCAGAGCTGCTGTGACTCGAGATATCGCTCAGAAGCTGGTAGAAGGTGACTACCAATGCGTTATTTTCTGGGGCTCTCAGTCTGGTACCTCTGAACGATTCGCGGAGACCCTTGGGCGCGAATGCTTATCATACTTTGGTATACATGCCCTGGTAGCGGATATCTCAGACTATGACGCGGAAAGCATCTCTAAAATCGAATCGACACACTTTGCGATCTTCATCCTCAGCACGTACGGCGAGGGCGACCCTAGCGACAACACTGCTGGACTATGGGATTGGATCAAGCAAGTGAAAGACAAGAAGACCAGAGTTGAAAACTTGCGATACCTCGCGTTCGGTCTCGGAAACAGCAACTACAAGTACTACAATCGAGTACTCGACGTTGTTGCCGACGCACTCGACAATGCCGGTGCCACCACTCTCATGCCCCGCCAAAAAGCTGATGATGCCAACGGCGGCACAGAAGAAGACTTCCAGGCTTGGAAGGACGATCTCTTCGCATTGTTCCGCCAGCTTGGCTTTGAACAGAAGACCGTGGAGTATCAGCCAACGATTGAGATCAAATTCAGCGGCGAGACGAACAGCGACAAAGACTCGAGTCCTGCCACATCGTTGATTCATCAGCAGACTTCGACACAGTCCGGCATTGTTCCCTTGACCATCAAGAGCGCCCACGAGTTATTCGCTGGCGGTGACCGAAACTGCATACACATGGAGCTCGACCTTGGAAATCATGACATTGTATACAAGACTGGAGACCACATTGGCATTTGGCCATGCAATCCAGAGGAGGAGATTGAGCGACTTCTGGGCGCACTTGGAGCACAGGCAAGAAGGAACGAGCGCTTTAGCGTCACGAGTGACAACGAGTCTGTGAGGCCAAAGATTCCTTCGCCAACCACGCTTGAAACTGCATTCCGGCACCATCTTGAGATTTGTGCTCCAGTTGCACGCAAGACAGTGCAAGAGATTGCTCAATTCGCACCGACGCCCGAAGCGAAGGCACTTTTGCTCGAGCTTGGACAGAAGCGTGAGTGTTACGAGCAGCTTATCTCAGGTTCGCATATCACGCTTGCTCGGCTTCTACAGCTTGCCAGCCCCAGTGTGCCATGGACATCGCTGCCTTTTGAATTTGTCATGGAGAGCCTGCTGTCACTGCAGCCGCGTTACTACTCCATCTCATCCAGCTCCGTCATCGCTCCTCGCCGCATCGCTGTGACTGCTCTAGTCGTCAACAAGAGTATTGGTGATGAATCGACATGCACAATCCACGGTCTGACGTCGAACTATCTGTTGTCCGCGTCCAACGTTGCCTCCAACGCCTCCGTCCCCACACCGTCGTACCAGCGAATGAGCGAAGGTCAGGGTCTGCAAGGATCGAAGATTCTGGCCCATGTGCGCAAATCCAAGTTCAAGCTGCCCATCACGTCCTCGACACCACTGGTCCTCATTAGTGCAGGCACTGGTTTCGCACCTTTCCGAGCCTTCTTGCAAGAACGCGCAAAACTGCATGCAATCGGCAAGCCGGCTGGCAAGATTCTTTTATTCTTTGGCTGCCGCAACAAGGATGACTTCATCTATCGCGAAGAGATTGACAAGATTCAGGGTGAATTGGGTGACAAGCTCAAGATCATCACTGCGTTCTCCAGGGACGGGCCGAAGACGTACGTGCAAGACCGCGTTGGTGAGCACGCTAGCGAAGTCCTGGAGCTTCTCGATGCCGGTGCAAATATGTACATTTGCGGCAAGGCAAGTATGGCGCGCGAGGTCGACATGAAACTGGAAGACGCCGTAAGCAAGGCAAAGGGCGTGGGTGAGAGCGAGGTCAAAGCATGGGCGGACAGTCTCAAGAAGAGAGGAAAGTGGAAAGCTGACGTATGGGGTTGA